The window ccgacccagccgaactcgTTCGACTGTACGACACGCTCGAGGCTCTCAAATCGTCTTCCACAAATTcccatccatcacatgataattccatcttagctgaattgacttcccgcaacgccttcaagcatcttTATTGTGCCAATAATGTTTTTATCCGCGTCTGCCATAACCCAAGTTTTTCAGTTTcgtgaacttctccacctcaaacctgatACCCGTTGGCGTCATGGTTCTTCGTACAGCTGACACTTTAAAAAAAATATCTGAGCTTTCAAcacatgctcaagtacacaagatGTACTAGTAGCAAATTCCTACCAAAAATCCTTCTTGTACTCACGTGTAGTAACTCCCAGGCACAACCCATGACGCTAGTGCAACTTGCTTCGCCTCACCTCGGACTTCCCGATGGATGCGTATCAATGGATTTTTCCTTCACTCGATTTGATCTGCTGATGCCTCTTTCCATGTCGTTGGAGACTCGGTCCCTTTTTTGTCCAAAACAAATCTCACGTCTCCTGTGTTGCACACTGTATCAGCACTGGCCTACCCAATCACGTCCAGGCAACATCACGCCTCCCCCTCGCAGCTACACCAGGCCTAGCCAATCAAGCATGCACAAAACCAGCCAACAGGGCGGCTTCGCACGTCCTAAGCATGCCCACAAGCCGCATTGGCTTCGGTTCGCCCGCCTGCAGCCGTCCGGCTTCCAGCCTTCCACCTGGACAGCGGCCCACGCCGCTAGGATTCCGCAGCTAGCGCCCATCGATCGATCCCCGCACGTCTCACACTGCCGCCATCACAGAATTCCACTGATCGCTGCAACTCACCGATATGGCTATATCTCCGGGGTTTGACTATGGGTGCTCCTTCGATCCCCGTGACACTGTCACAATATTGCACACCGGCCACCCAGGCGCcgacacacgccgccggctcctccTTGTGCGCATGTGctgttatgttggcataggttacatcgtgtgtctagacccgctatatatgagaggcctaggatacaagtgttctacttggacacgactccacatcctatataaacacaatacaactacaagtccaattgtaacataccttgtacactatattcgacacaactctaacaactcGGACGACGAGGATGCGCCTGCACAACTGAGGAGGAAGTTTGATATCAGAAAAGTGGGGTGTCATAaatgtggcctcctcggtcacttcATGGCTGACTACGAAGAAACACCGAAGCAGCGCGCGCTCATGGCTGAGGATGAAGACGATGAGGATATGATGTTGATGTTCGACCTAGTAGACGAGGAGGATCCAGATGACCACAATCAGCTAAACACAGGTTCGGTGAGTGCATCCACGCCAGTAAACCCAGGCGAAGTTCCGTTGTGTCATCCGCGCAGGAGGAACCGGCGCCCGATGGTACGTGCGGCACGCCAAGCAGCGCTCGAATGGCTCGACCTGGTAGCTGCGTACCACATGGTAGCGGCCAGGGAGCTGCGCCAGGCAGTCCACAGCATGGGCGTGGCCCAAGAAGCCCAACACTAGGTGCAAGCACATCTAGCAAGCTGGCTGGCTGGCCTACTCGGATATCTTTCGTTGAACATGATTTAGTTTTGGATATTCTTAAAACGACCTCAACTTTTGTAGACAGGTGGGAGTGCCCATGGTATGCATTCATGCTAGGTTTAAATGATTTCTGACACCATAGACAAGTTGCGGAACATCTGACCATTTATCTGTCTTTTTTGaccgagaaaactctagaaaatgcaaaaaatatcaaaaatcaaaacaacttGACATGCTGCCTTGAATTTATCATACAAATCAACGAAAAATAGTTGAGGTCATGTGACGGATGTTGAGAAACAACGTGCTCTTCTGGCATACCCGGACATCATACGATGAGCATGGTGTTTTTTGGAACATTCATGAAATTATCACAACTTGCGAGaaggtgggcatgcccatggtaggcattcATGCTATGTTTAAAAGAAAAATGtatttaaaatcataatttaaaTGGGTACTTAATACTATTATTTTAAGTTTTTAACATAATTAATAAATACAAAATGATAAAATTGAAAACAGTAAATGTTTTTCTtaaaaaataatttaataaatgTTTGATGAAAAAAAGAATTTTAAATCATATTTTTAAAAATTTCCTTAAAAGTGTTATTTTTGTATTCCAAACAATATATTAAATTTTTGAAATGgtataaaaaagttcaaaaaaggagaaaaatgaatTAACCAAAAAAGGAGAATAAAAAtgaaaaattagaaaaaaaaacacCAAGGCCTTGGTCCGACTAGGCGACTATATCACACCCGTCGGGCCCTTGTTCGGAATTTCTAAAACTGTTTgcattttttaaaaattgttcaagtTTTCGGAAAATCTTTGGAAATTTTAAAAATAGTTCATGCTATGATGTTTTTGTTCAAATTTTAGAAAATATTtgcgttttcaaattttgttcgtaaTGCAAGAAATGTCGAGGAAAATAGAAAAATGTCCGCAGTTTAAAAAACTAGAATCTAAAAAAATATTCCTATTTTCAATTTATATTATAAAAAcgggatttaaaaaatgttcacacttTTAAAAATTCTTGACAAATCCAAATCGTCGGAGTTTTTAAAAATATTTACAAATAATGTTCGTGTTTCTGAAAATATATCGTGTTTTTTATTATTTGTTTATGTTTTTTCTAAAAACatttggaatttggaaattttatGCATTTTTATAAACTGTCTACATTTTTCGAAAAAAGTCCGGAATCTCAAAAGTtcatcacatttttataaaagtGATTTCGAATTTCAaaattatttttttataaaaaaggtTTGGAGTTTCATACAGTATTTGCTTTTTCGAAAACATATTTCGCATTTGCAAAGTGTTCACATTATTTTCAAGGAAAGTTTCAACTATTCCGGAAATTGTTCTATATATTAACGATTTTGTGTGGTTCTTATATAATTTGCGCTGTCATAAATCACGTCAAGTCGCTGGGTCGAGTGGCAAGCAGCCATTGTTTATAGTGTGATGAAATGAAGTCGAGTCCTCATCATCTCTGCCGGCCTAGGTGCGCGAGAACTGACGGATGTgatttaatgggccggcctaggcgcGCGAGGTACATGTGGTCTCACATATACATACTGTAGTGCGTTTTCTAAAAAACATACTGAAGTGCGGTATGATTTGTCAAAAGTTCATGTTATCCTTTATACGTTTATGAGGGGAGATGTACTGAAGCGGGACTCAAAatcactttatatatatatatatatatatatatatatatatatatatatatatatatatatatatatatatatatatatatatgtgtgataattttttcctactaccgggtgtagttactcccactttTGTTTCATACGTTCTAAGTAGTATCTATCATATGGAAGAGTATGTACGCATAGTATGTAGTATGTAAGAatatttaggtagtatatatactatttttGAGATAATATGTTGTATATTTTGAGCATACTTCTTTGTACgtataaatatgtacgtatttcataaatattataaaaacatgggctcacatgcaattttttcacataactcgctttagagtatcttagatatagtatgtgaacatactaaaaataataaagtagagtatatactatcacatggtagtatatgagaaatgggtgtaactacacccggtagtaggatgcattttTCTTATATATAGAGAGATTGTTGGACCACGCTGCAGCTGCCTGCAACAGAACAGAACCGTGGAGGCACTAGGCTGCTGTCCAGCAGGGAGGACCACCCGCGGTCGGCCCGAACGGGGTTTCAGGATGGAACTGGAGAACTGTTGGGCGTTGGTTTGAACCTTTCCTTTTCTTGCGTTTTTTTCACTTAGGCCTCGTCGACTTCGTGGGATGCCATCTGCTGTGTTGATGTCTCCAAAAACAATCTGTGTTGATACTACTTAATAGCAGCCCATAGCCCATTTGATGCAGGTGCTATGGGCTCAGAATTGGGCCGTTTTCCACTAATAATATACTATAATCTTTGTTTTCCCCTAATCCATATGACCTGCACGATGCCATGTGGCATTGTTCAAAACCCTAATCGATGTGCATCGGTACCAGTCCTGCGCCGCCCAACCCTGCCCACGCCAGCGTTATTCATCGCCATGGATACGACATGTTGTCTGCTGCACCCGTGAGCAGGCACTAGTACTGCGCCGGCCACTTTCGGGGAAAAGCAGACCCGTGACCATTAACGCAATCAAACTATCGGAGGCTAAATTTCATGTTTTGACTCTTTTCTAAAACCTATTCGAGATCTTACCCCGGTTCGTAAAAATTTCGGGATCTGACCCTTTCTTACCGCCAAAGCCCTTGGCGGTAGGGTATAACGGCCTACCGCCAAGGCCCTTGACGGTAAGAAAGACCCCTACCGCCAAACAGACTGGCGGTAGGCTGTACAACCCTACCGCCAAGGTGTCCGGCGGTAAGTGCGAGCATGCACTGTGTTCCATACTTAGAAAAAAAAcaaccctaccgccagaggcctTGGCGGTAGGTTGTTataccctaccgccaggggccttggcggtaggctgttataccctaccgccaggggccttggcggtaagaaaagggtcagatctcgaattTTTTACGAATCAGGGTCAGATTTCGAATAAGTTACGAAaaaaggtcaaaacacgaaatttagccactATCGGAGTGTGGCTTGCATCCTCTCCTAACTCGCCCGCCCAGATAAAGAGAGAGGGAGAGCCCGAAAATGGTAGATACTGAGAGAGGAGATACAACCTCGTCGTAGCAAGATCAGCGTGCCGAAGACCGAGCGACGTCCTTTTCAATGGAGGAGAACGGCAGTGCTGCACAGGCGATGGAGGTCGACGAACTAAAAGGTAAGCATCTTTTTGCAAGGGCGTAGAACTGCGTTGCGAAAGCTTTCACCGTTTTCTTAGAACTAGATCATTAGATGCAATAGTAGTTAATACTCGTTTTTTTGTTGCTCCGCTTTATTTTTTTTTTGCACTAGATGCATACACCGCAGTCCCTAGTGTGGATCAGAACACACAACCAGCCAGCAAGAGCACGCCTGGCGTTGAGAGGATTGATGGGGAAAACACGGACGAGGAAAATATTGTTAGTATTAACCTTGACGTATCTGCAGTTTCAGTTGCTGTTTGTTTCCCTCAGTAGTTAAATAAGTTCAGTTGGATGTGTTGTTCCGAATGTCAACTGAATTAGCCAGAAGCGATCTGCGTTCTCGCTGCTGCCTTGTTTTTTTAGCTCAAGTTAGTTAGCTTTAGACTCGGCACGATTCAGGCTCGTGGGATGGCACGCGCAATTGTTGGATCGTGGCGAGCTTTCAGTTTTTCTGTTAGCGACTGAATAAATGTAAGAACAGAAAAGACACACTCTTTACACGTCGcagaagctctctctctctctctttctgtggctGCGTTCCTGCTCTCTGTTCCCTTTGTGTTGTGCtattcagagagaaagattcagagTTTGAGAGCGACTAGATCACAGCCTCAAAACCAACAAAGGTTAGCAAACCAGCGGAAGGCGCTGAAGCAGACAACAGCCGGCAAAGGTATTTCTCGCACTAGGCAAGCATCCACCCTCTCCGACATAAACAATTGCCGTCAGATTTCCATGATATACGCACGTACTAAATCACAAAGTTTCGGTATAGGAGGACTAATCATTTTAGAATCATACACTTATCGTTCCAACTCTGTACACACTATACACCAGCATGGTTTCCATCAAGCTTAGAGGTCGTATTAATCTTACAGGAACAAAGAGGGGAAGCGCAGCATCGGAGGGAAGCCTGGGGGCGATCGAGCAGGCTATGGAAGAAGCAGTGAAGCTCGGGAAGAAAATTGTGTTCGAACCAGCTGTGTGCATGTCTTTCAACTCTGAGTAGGAGGCATATGAGTTTTACAATGTGCACTCCCGGGAAGTCTGGCTTCAGCATCAAGCGTGGGAACAAGTACATCAACGGCAAGCATACAAATCTAAACACGATTTACTGTGCTCATGCGAGGTTAGCTAACATGTCATTTTTTAGAATTGATTCTTGGATGAAGGGCAGACAGTAAACTAAATTCGAGATCATCCTGGACGCAATGCCGTTAACGTACCCAGCCGCCCATGGAACTGTAGACAGCACGGGTTCGCTCACCAGGGGCGCAGTGCGCGTCGCCACAAACGGCGCCGAGCGGACAATGCTTCAGGAGCCGGTGGGATCTCCTGCACCCCGTCCACATGGATGAGCACGCGCTGCCTTCAAAGGAGACCACAACCGTAAACTTGGCTATGCAGCCGCTCGACCTCCACAAAGCTGGCTGGCAGAACGACGTGACCAAGCTCGTCATCCAGGGCACAGCCATCAGCGAGCTCGAGACGAGAAACGTGCGGGATGATGCCTGTGTGATCAACCTCCGCGCGCGTGCAGTACGTACAAGGACACATCCCttttcatgtactccctccgttcctaaatgtaagtctttgtagagatttcactagatggactacatacggagcaaaatgaatgaacccacacttaaaatgcatctatatacatccgtatgtagttcatagcggaatctctataaagacttatatttaggaacggagggagtatgtatcaaGCTCAATGGAGACGATCCTGCACATGGGAGCAGTTTCTTCGCCATCTCAAGCGACCACGCCTGCTTAGGGACGCACTCTAGGAGCACTCGCACGCGGTAACGTGAACGCACGAGTCCGGCGTCGAAGTCAGGCGACCATTCCTGGACGCGGAATGGTGTGGCCTGGTCGTCGTGGAACACCCTCACTGATGCAACTTGATCGCGCCACCCGCCGTCCGTGAAACGGACGAGGTACGATTGCACTGAGAGGGCGGACACGTCGACGGCTGCCCTCATTGAACTCAATCAATATCATAGTACTTCGATTCCACCATGGGTCATGTGTGCATTATTTCTAAAACTCACCCATCTGTTTGCATGATTTTTATGTATCGATCGATCATGTACACCCATGTATGAGAGCATGGCCTATAGCATCCTCGATACTGAGATCATGTTTCCGTCCAGTGCACCATGCAACGAGGATTTTTGCAAAGGCATCCCGTAGATGTAATGTTGAATGTGCTTCTTGTGAAAAATTGACTTCTTCCGGGCTAGCATTTTTTGACGCAGGGATGGATGGATACGGGATCCCAGCTGCGGGGCCGAGTGCACGCGGACAAATTGACGATTCATCATCGGaatcagaagaagaagagagtATTGGTTTCCCTGCAGGAGGTGGCGTTGCGGAGTCAGAGTTAGACGAAGAAGATTAGTACCAGCCTAATT is drawn from Triticum dicoccoides isolate Atlit2015 ecotype Zavitan chromosome 6B, WEW_v2.0, whole genome shotgun sequence and contains these coding sequences:
- the LOC119326746 gene encoding uncharacterized protein LOC119326746 gives rise to the protein MAAEATEARVSPRELMEWEACLQEPSSLLPSTSTPSVLQRVTTTVGSRGRAATCTLGLLPKGNQYSLLLLIPMMNRQFVRVHSAPQLGSRIHPSLRQKMLARKKSIFHKKHIQHYIYGMPLQKSSLHGALDGNMISVSRML